The following are encoded together in the Candidatus Obscuribacterales bacterium genome:
- a CDS encoding EutN/CcmL family microcompartment protein, translated as MQIAKVCGTVVSTQKDPSLTGVKFLLLQLLDEQGNPLPEYEVAADTVGAGVDEWVLVSRGSAARQVSGSESRPLDALVIGIIDTVSLDNRLFYSKRDSDR; from the coding sequence ATGCAGATTGCGAAGGTGTGCGGTACGGTCGTCAGCACTCAAAAAGATCCAAGTTTAACTGGGGTCAAATTCTTGTTACTCCAATTGCTCGATGAACAGGGAAACCCGTTGCCCGAGTATGAGGTGGCTGCAGATACGGTGGGTGCTGGGGTTGATGAATGGGTGTTGGTGAGCCGAGGCAGTGCTGCTCGACAGGTGAGCGGCAGTGAATCGCGTCCACTGGATGCTTTGGTCATTGGCATTATCGATACCGTCAGCCTAGACAATCGCTTGTTTTACAGTAAACGCGACTCGGATCGCTGA
- a CDS encoding carbon dioxide-concentrating mechanism protein CcmK, whose translation MSIAVGMVETLGFPAVVEAADAMVKAARVTLVGYEKIGSGRVTVIVRGDVSEVQASVAAGIENVKRVNGGQVLSTHIIARPHENLEYVLPIRYTEAVEAFRESVTGIRPMNRP comes from the coding sequence ATGTCAATTGCAGTTGGAATGGTAGAAACGCTAGGGTTCCCCGCTGTTGTGGAAGCCGCTGATGCGATGGTTAAGGCTGCTCGGGTCACCTTGGTGGGCTACGAAAAGATTGGTAGCGGTCGCGTGACCGTGATTGTCCGGGGTGATGTCTCTGAAGTGCAAGCTTCCGTGGCTGCCGGTATCGAGAATGTGAAGCGCGTCAACGGCGGTCAAGTTCTCTCCACCCACATCATTGCTCGTCCGCACGAAAACTTAGAGTACGTGCTACCAATTCGCTATACCGAAGCGGTAGAAGCATTCCGGGAGAGCGTCACCGGTATCCGTCCGATGAACCGTCCATAG
- a CDS encoding BMC domain-containing protein: MPIAVGMIETRGFPAVVEAADAMVKAARVTLVGYEKIGSGRVTVIVRGDVSEVQASISAGIDCTKRVNGGEVLSTHIIARPHENLEYVLPIRYTEAVEQFRT, encoded by the coding sequence ATGCCAATCGCAGTCGGAATGATTGAAACCAGGGGATTTCCCGCTGTTGTGGAAGCGGCTGATGCCATGGTCAAAGCGGCGCGTGTCACTCTAGTCGGCTATGAAAAAATCGGCAGTGGACGTGTCACCGTGATTGTGCGTGGCGATGTCTCTGAAGTACAGGCTTCCATATCGGCAGGGATTGACTGTACAAAGCGGGTGAATGGGGGGGAAGTTCTCTCCACCCACATCATTGCTCGCCCCCACGAGAACTTAGAGTACGTGCTGCCCATTCGCTATACCGAAGCCGTTGAGCAGTTCCGGACTTAA
- a CDS encoding NAD(P)H-quinone oxidoreductase subunit F — protein MTQFFLQTIWLVPFYGVAGALVTIPWSAGMIHRTGPRPGAYINLFMTLLSFVHGSIGFIQVWGQPPQQLALQWLQAADLEIALTIEISPISLGAMELVTCISLLAQIYALGYMEKDWSLARFFGLMGFFEGALAGIALSDSLFLSYGLLEMLTLSTYLLVGFWYAQPLVVTAARDAFLTKRVGDIILLMGLVALSSYGEGLNFSELADWADTTPLVPWVAAALGLSLIAGPTGKCAQFPLNLWLDEAMEGPNPAGILRNSVVVSAGAYVLIKLQPVFTLSPVSASALIVIGTVTAIGASLMAIAQIDIKRTLSHSTSAYIGLVFIAVGLGHVDIALLILFSHAVAKALLFMSAGGIIMTTSGQNITEMGGLWSRMPATTTAFVVGSAGLVAVTPLGMFWTIHRWLDGTWTDSWWLLTVLAFANLLSAINLTRVFRLVFLGTPQAKTRRAPEVPWPMAIPMVTLSIVTILAYTVPQHWQFWLSPTTPLIAQDSLFSQIAMPIELAAGLIGCGIGFSIELRRAWSRPSRISLRFLQDLLAYDFYIEKIYNVTVVAAVSWLSWLSDWVDRYIIDGAVNLVGLATIFSGQGLRYNVSGQFRFYVLTILLGVGLLLMVTVNLPS, from the coding sequence ATGACCCAGTTTTTTCTGCAAACAATTTGGCTTGTTCCGTTTTATGGCGTAGCGGGAGCACTGGTGACTATACCCTGGTCGGCGGGGATGATTCATCGCACAGGGCCGCGTCCGGGCGCTTATATTAACCTTTTTATGACCCTGCTCTCCTTTGTGCATGGGTCGATTGGCTTTATACAAGTTTGGGGGCAGCCGCCACAACAGCTTGCTCTGCAATGGCTCCAGGCAGCTGACCTAGAAATCGCCCTCACTATTGAAATCTCTCCCATCAGCCTTGGAGCGATGGAGCTTGTAACCTGCATTAGCCTACTGGCACAGATTTACGCCCTAGGCTACATGGAAAAAGACTGGTCATTGGCTCGATTCTTTGGGCTGATGGGCTTTTTTGAGGGTGCCTTGGCAGGGATTGCCCTTAGCGATTCACTCTTCCTCAGCTACGGCTTACTGGAGATGCTGACCCTGTCTACCTATCTTTTGGTGGGGTTTTGGTATGCCCAGCCCCTGGTGGTGACAGCGGCCCGAGATGCTTTTTTGACTAAACGGGTGGGCGATATTATTTTGCTGATGGGGCTGGTGGCCTTATCAAGCTATGGTGAAGGACTCAACTTTTCTGAACTTGCCGACTGGGCAGACACCACACCCTTAGTTCCCTGGGTTGCGGCAGCCCTTGGACTTTCATTGATTGCTGGTCCCACGGGTAAATGTGCCCAATTTCCCTTAAATCTATGGCTCGATGAAGCCATGGAAGGGCCAAACCCAGCCGGAATTTTGCGAAATTCTGTGGTGGTATCGGCGGGAGCCTATGTCTTGATCAAGCTGCAGCCCGTGTTCACCCTTTCACCGGTTTCGGCAAGCGCGCTGATCGTGATTGGCACCGTCACAGCCATTGGAGCCTCGCTGATGGCGATCGCTCAGATTGACATCAAGCGCACCCTCTCCCACTCTACCAGCGCCTACATCGGTTTAGTATTCATTGCCGTGGGCTTGGGCCATGTAGATATTGCCCTCCTGATTCTCTTTAGTCATGCAGTTGCCAAAGCGCTGCTCTTCATGAGTGCTGGGGGCATCATTATGACCACCAGTGGCCAGAACATCACCGAAATGGGCGGGCTGTGGTCGCGGATGCCGGCTACCACCACCGCCTTTGTAGTAGGTTCAGCCGGGCTCGTAGCCGTAACACCCTTGGGCATGTTTTGGACGATACATCGCTGGCTCGATGGAACGTGGACAGACTCTTGGTGGCTATTGACCGTGCTGGCTTTTGCCAACCTCCTCAGTGCCATTAATCTCACCCGAGTGTTTCGGCTCGTCTTTTTAGGAACCCCCCAAGCCAAAACTCGCCGGGCTCCAGAGGTGCCTTGGCCCATGGCCATCCCCATGGTGACCCTGAGCATCGTCACCATTCTCGCCTATACTGTGCCCCAACACTGGCAGTTTTGGCTCAGTCCAACCACGCCATTAATAGCTCAAGATAGCTTGTTTTCGCAGATCGCGATGCCCATCGAGTTGGCAGCCGGTCTTATCGGCTGTGGCATCGGATTTTCCATAGAACTGCGACGGGCCTGGTCGCGCCCTTCTCGCATATCTCTCAGGTTTTTACAAGATCTCCTCGCCTACGACTTTTACATCGAGAAAATCTACAACGTCACCGTAGTAGCAGCAGTGAGTTGGCTATCGTGGCTATCCGACTGGGTTGATCGCTACATCATTGATGGGGCTGTCAACCTGGTGGGGTTAGCGACCATTTTTAGCGGGCAGGGATTGCGCTATAACGTCTCAGGGCAATTCCGATTCTACGTATTAACCATTTTGCTGGGGGTCGGGCTGTTGTTGATGGTCACCGTCAACCTGCCGTCCTAG
- a CDS encoding NADH-quinone oxidoreductase subunit M, which translates to MLSALIWLPLLGAIVISCFPSTVSSRTVRQVSLVLAIVLLVWTIVIGSQFDLTATEMQFTELLPWLDTIGLNYSLGLDGLSLPLLFLNALLNVVAIAATDPDIPRSRFYYALIFVLNVGVAGAFLAQNLLLFFLFYEIEILPLYFLIAIWGGQKRGYAATKFLIYTAASGVLILAAFLGTVWFTGASSFAYDPGRSQLLPLGTQLLLLSGILLGFGIKTPFIPLHTWLPDAHVEASTPVSVLLAGVLLKLGTYGLLRFGLSMFLDAWTYLAPWLATWAAVGALYGACCAIAQQDMKKVVAYSSIAHMAFVLLATAATTRLSLIAAVAQMVSHGLISALLFLLVGVVYKKTGTRDVQVLRGLLNPERGLPLIGSLMILAAMASAGIPGMVGFIAEFMVFRSSFPIFPIQTLLCMVGTGLTAVYFLLMINRVFFGRLNAPFDKLPKVNWNDRIPALVLVAFILVLGLQPNWLVRWSESESGMLLTRMSMRTPPPVALTAKIEPARLLP; encoded by the coding sequence ATGCTGAGTGCCTTGATTTGGCTACCTCTCCTAGGAGCAATCGTCATTTCCTGCTTTCCGAGTACCGTCTCATCGCGTACAGTGCGGCAAGTGAGTCTGGTTCTCGCGATCGTTTTACTCGTTTGGACTATTGTGATTGGCAGTCAGTTTGACCTAACTGCCACCGAAATGCAGTTTACCGAATTGCTGCCTTGGCTAGACACCATCGGGTTGAACTATAGCCTGGGATTAGATGGGCTATCATTACCCCTGTTGTTTTTGAATGCGCTGCTCAACGTCGTAGCGATCGCTGCCACGGATCCAGATATCCCCCGGTCTCGCTTCTACTATGCGCTAATTTTTGTGTTGAACGTGGGCGTGGCCGGTGCGTTTCTAGCCCAAAACCTACTGCTGTTCTTCCTGTTTTACGAAATCGAAATTCTGCCCCTCTATTTCCTCATTGCTATCTGGGGAGGACAGAAACGCGGATACGCCGCCACCAAGTTTTTGATTTACACCGCCGCATCGGGTGTGCTGATTCTCGCCGCCTTTTTAGGAACCGTTTGGTTTACGGGAGCCAGCAGCTTTGCCTACGATCCAGGGCGATCGCAACTCCTCCCCCTCGGCACTCAGCTTCTACTCCTATCCGGCATCCTGCTAGGGTTTGGCATTAAAACACCGTTCATTCCTCTCCATACCTGGCTGCCCGATGCCCACGTGGAAGCCTCCACCCCCGTCTCGGTGCTTCTAGCCGGCGTACTGCTGAAATTGGGTACCTACGGTCTCCTGCGCTTTGGCCTGTCGATGTTCCTAGACGCCTGGACCTATCTAGCACCTTGGTTAGCTACCTGGGCCGCCGTGGGAGCCCTCTATGGTGCCTGTTGTGCGATCGCCCAGCAGGACATGAAAAAGGTGGTTGCCTACTCTTCCATCGCCCACATGGCCTTTGTCCTCCTAGCGACCGCCGCCACCACCCGCCTTAGCCTGATCGCCGCTGTCGCCCAAATGGTCAGCCATGGACTAATCTCTGCCCTGCTCTTTCTCCTTGTGGGCGTGGTGTACAAAAAAACCGGCACCCGAGACGTTCAGGTCTTGAGGGGGCTCTTAAATCCCGAGCGTGGGCTGCCCCTGATTGGCAGCTTGATGATTCTAGCCGCCATGGCCAGCGCTGGCATTCCCGGAATGGTGGGCTTTATTGCCGAATTTATGGTCTTTCGCAGCAGCTTTCCCATCTTCCCGATTCAAACGCTGCTGTGTATGGTGGGAACAGGGCTTACTGCTGTCTATTTTCTCCTGATGATCAATCGGGTCTTCTTTGGGCGATTGAATGCTCCCTTTGACAAACTACCCAAGGTCAATTGGAACGATCGCATCCCGGCCCTCGTACTTGTAGCCTTCATTTTAGTATTAGGGCTACAGCCCAACTGGCTCGTGCGCTGGAGTGAATCTGAGTCAGGAATGCTCCTGACCAGAATGTCGATGAGAACGCCACCGCCCGTGGCCCTCACCGCCAAAATAGAGCCTGCCCGGCTGCTTCCATAG
- a CDS encoding CO2 hydration protein → MLSTQLDPSKHPLAPYIYQLESGQALLPDSPTHVTEVVGILKSYGVVLDAYSINLNYIADHQCLVILPFFKYFNGQVSVTKLLRHWWHDRINYEYAEYCMKGMFWHGGGGLDAYLDTPDFRQRAEALIRDKFKTNPFMLGLHRLFPEFLPEQLRMMAYYSGLGQFWRVMSDMFLSLSDRYDAGEITTIPDVVSHIREGLVAAASQPIVYNVQLGDRTHEIIPPSAGLTFLADTAVPYVEAIFFRGTPFPGTISYNAQAYQIPFYQQDFAYGALFADPLPVGGSGIPPTLLMQDMRHFLPDYLRDLYQQSTRQDDDLRVKICETFQKSMFCVTTATIQGLAPYPLSTTTLDERRANRAYLENWMNRFITSRIQEVQI, encoded by the coding sequence ATGCTGAGCACCCAACTCGATCCCTCCAAACATCCCCTTGCTCCCTATATTTACCAACTAGAATCGGGGCAGGCCCTGCTTCCCGACTCCCCCACCCACGTTACCGAAGTCGTCGGCATCCTTAAAAGCTACGGGGTCGTTCTGGATGCCTATTCCATCAATTTGAACTATATTGCCGACCATCAATGTTTGGTGATCTTGCCCTTCTTCAAATATTTCAACGGTCAAGTTTCAGTCACGAAACTTCTCCGGCATTGGTGGCACGATCGCATTAACTATGAATATGCCGAATATTGCATGAAAGGCATGTTTTGGCATGGGGGCGGCGGCTTAGATGCCTACCTCGATACCCCAGACTTTCGTCAGCGGGCCGAGGCCTTAATCCGCGATAAATTTAAGACCAACCCATTCATGCTAGGACTGCATCGCTTGTTTCCCGAGTTCTTGCCAGAACAACTGCGGATGATGGCCTACTACAGCGGTCTTGGCCAGTTCTGGCGGGTCATGAGCGATATGTTTTTGTCGCTCTCCGATCGCTACGATGCGGGAGAGATTACAACTATTCCTGACGTAGTCAGCCATATTCGCGAGGGTCTTGTGGCAGCGGCTAGCCAGCCCATTGTCTACAACGTCCAATTGGGCGATCGCACCCATGAAATCATTCCCCCCTCTGCTGGCTTGACCTTTCTCGCCGACACCGCCGTGCCCTATGTCGAGGCCATTTTCTTTCGCGGCACTCCCTTTCCGGGCACCATTTCCTACAACGCTCAGGCGTACCAAATCCCGTTCTATCAGCAAGACTTTGCCTACGGTGCCCTCTTTGCCGACCCTCTCCCCGTCGGTGGTTCAGGCATTCCCCCCACCTTGCTGATGCAAGATATGCGTCACTTTTTGCCCGACTATCTGCGCGACCTCTATCAGCAGAGCACCCGCCAAGACGATGATCTACGGGTGAAAATCTGTGAGACGTTTCAGAAATCTATGTTTTGCGTCACCACTGCCACCATTCAAGGATTAGCGCCCTACCCCCTGTCTACCACCACCTTAGACGAACGGCGCGCCAATCGAGCCTACCTAGAAAACTGGATGAATCGCTTTATCACATCTCGGATTCAAGAAGTTCAAATCTAG